A window of the Cicer arietinum cultivar CDC Frontier isolate Library 1 chromosome 6, Cicar.CDCFrontier_v2.0, whole genome shotgun sequence genome harbors these coding sequences:
- the LOC101504615 gene encoding sugar transport protein 14-like produces MAGGGLTNTVPGKRAHLYEHKFTAYFAFTCFVGALGGSLFGYDLGVSGGVTSMDDFLKEFFPDVYRKKHAHLTETDYCKYDNQVLTLFTSSLYFSALVMTFFASHLTRKKGRKATIIVGAISFLVGAILNAAAQNIPMLIIGRVFLGGGIGFGNQAVPLYLSEMAPARNRGAVNQLFQFTTCGGILIANLVNYFTDKIHPHGWRISLGLAGVPAILMLLGGIFCAETPNSLVEQGRLDEARKVLERVRGTKNVEAEFEDLKDASELAQAVKSPFKILLKRKYRPQLIIGALGIPAFQQLTGNNSILFYAPVIFQSLGFGANASLFSSFITNGALLVATVISMFLVDKFGRRKFFLEAGFEMICCMIITGVVLALEFGHGKELSKGISALLVIVIFLFVLAYGRSWGPLGWLVPSELFPLEIRSAAQSIVVCVNMIFTALVAQLFLLSLCHLKYGIFLLFGGLICVMSCFVFFLLPETKKVPIEEIYLLFENHWFWKNIVREESDQEQGKPNRKSVVAA; encoded by the exons ATGGCTGGTGGTGGGTTGACAAATACGGTTCCAGGAAAAAGGGCTCATCTGTATGAACACAAGTTCACTGCATATTTCGCTTTCACTTGTTTTGTTGGTGCTCTTGGTGGTTCTCTTTTTGGTTATGATCTTGGTGTTTCag GTGGAGTGACCTCAATGGACGATTTCTTGAAAGAATTCTTCCCAGACGTGTACAGAAAGAAGCACGCGCATTTGACAGAGACTGACTATTGTAAATATGACAACCAAGTGTTGACACTTTTCACATCATCTCTTTATTTCTCAGCACTTGTTATGACATTTTTTGCTTCCCATCTAACAAGAAAGAAGGGTAGAAAGGCCACCATCATAGTAGGAGCCATTAGCTTTCTTGTTGGAGCAATCCTCAATGCAGCTGCACAGAACATTCCAATGCTAATCATTGGCAGAGTCTTTCTTGGTGGAGGCATTGGCTTTGGTAACCAA GCTGTTCCTTTGTATCTATCTGAAATGGCTCCGGCTAGAAATCGAGGAGCAGTTAACCAACTGTTTCAGTTCACAACCTGTGGTGGGATCTTAATTGCAAACTTGGTGAACTATTTCACCGACAAAATCCATCCTCATGGTTGGAGAATATCACTTGGTTTGGCAGGTGTTCCAGCGATTCTAATGCTTTTGGGAGGTATATTTTGTGCTGAAACACCAAACAGTCTTGTGGAACAAGGAAGATTGGATGAAGCAAGAAAAGTGTTGGAGAGAGTTAGAGGTACAAAGAACGTTGAAGCTgaatttgaagatttaaaagATGCAAGTGAATTAGCACAAGCAGTAAAGAGTCCATTTAAGATACTTCTAAAGAGGAAGTATAGGCCACAACTAATAATAGGTGCATTGGGGATTCCAGCATTTCAGCAGTTAACAGGAAATAACTCAATCCTCTTTTACGCACCTGTCATCTTCCAGAGTTTGGGATTTGGTGCTAATGCATCtcttttttcatcttttattacCAATGGAGCTCTCCTTGTTGCCACTGTCATATCAATGTTTTTAGTTGACAAGTTTGGTAGAAGAAAGTTCTTCCTAGAAGCTGGTTTTGAAATGATATGCTGCATG ATTATTACTGGTGTGGTTTTGGCATTGGAGTTTGGACATGGAAAAGAACTTTCAAAAGGAATAAGTGCATTACTTGTTATAGTGATTTTCTTGTTTGTGTTGGCATATGGAAGATCTTGGGGTCCTCTAGGATGGTTGGTTCCAAGTGAGCTATTTCCATTAGAGATAAGGTCAGCAGCACAAAGTATTGTGGTTTGTGTCAACATGATCTTCACTGCCCTTGTTGCACAATTATTTCTATTGTCACTTTGTCACCTCAAATATGGAATCTTCTTGTTGTTTGGTGGATTAATTTGTGTCATGAGTTGCTTTGTGTTCTTCCTTTTGCCGGAAACAAAGAAAGTTCCAATTGAGGAGATTTATCTGCTTTTTGAAAACCATTGGTTCTGGAAGAACATTGTCAGAGAAGAAAGTGACCAAGAGCAAGGAAAGCCAAACAGGAAGTCAGTAGTAGCTGCTTAA